The following coding sequences are from one Phycisphaerae bacterium window:
- a CDS encoding ABC transporter ATP-binding protein, translating to MEVKKDEQNNRTAEGNGNGIIVIKNLTKQFGNNIVLDNITLSIEKGKTTVVIGPSGCGKTVLIKNFIVLLRPSSGEVYFKDKRIDNLPDRELNEVRTHYGFLFQGGALFDSLSVAENIMFPIWQHHDHAKIDWKQAEDVVKTKLAMVGLDGFQQFYPANLSGGQKKRVALARAIALNPEVILYDEPTTGLDPIRADVINELILKLQRELGETAVVVTHDMTSAYKVADRIIMLHNGKIIADGDADHIHNHPHPAVQQFISGQVGQDDLAVLRASGIISKAQFLPRDFEEDKSDAREN from the coding sequence ATGGAAGTGAAAAAAGACGAGCAGAATAATCGGACAGCAGAGGGGAACGGTAACGGTATAATCGTTATTAAGAACCTTACCAAGCAGTTCGGTAATAATATTGTTCTGGATAATATAACACTATCCATAGAGAAGGGCAAAACGACGGTGGTAATCGGGCCGAGCGGATGCGGCAAGACTGTTTTGATAAAGAATTTCATAGTGCTGCTTAGGCCGAGCTCCGGAGAGGTTTATTTTAAGGACAAGCGAATAGATAATCTGCCTGACAGGGAATTAAACGAGGTACGCACCCATTACGGTTTTCTTTTTCAGGGAGGGGCACTGTTTGACAGTCTCAGCGTAGCCGAGAATATAATGTTCCCGATATGGCAGCATCATGACCATGCGAAAATTGACTGGAAGCAGGCCGAGGACGTCGTCAAGACCAAACTGGCAATGGTAGGTCTAGATGGATTTCAGCAATTTTATCCTGCGAACCTTTCCGGCGGTCAGAAAAAAAGAGTGGCGTTGGCAAGGGCCATCGCGCTGAATCCGGAAGTGATTTTGTACGATGAGCCAACGACGGGACTGGATCCTATTCGAGCAGATGTAATCAACGAGCTTATTTTGAAGCTTCAAAGAGAACTCGGCGAGACGGCGGTAGTTGTTACCCACGATATGACAAGTGCGTATAAGGTAGCGGACCGCATCATTATGCTGCATAACGGCAAGATAATTGCCGACGGCGATGCCGACCATATTCATAATCATCCCCATCCTGCAGTTCAGCAGTTTATCAGCGGCCAGGTCGGTCAAGACGACCTTGCGGTTCTGCGTGCAAGCGGCATTATATCGAAGGCCCAATTCCTGCCTCGGGATTTTGAGGAAGACAAGAGCGATGCACGAGAGAATTGA
- a CDS encoding anaerobic glycerol-3-phosphate dehydrogenase subunit C, which translates to MHERIEDAVGDLAKIVRGDVFTDILHRAAYASDASIYQIIPGCVVAPRDAADVAAVVKYACAHGIAIAARGAGSGLAGESLCSGIVFDMRRYMNKIIDVEDGGAAVICEPGVVLDDLNNYLSGYGRKIGPDPSSGNRATVGGSVANNATGAHSLEYGYIGDYVESVEAVLADGSVVEFKNDFDPEEAVDEKLASIAKGCAAVLSGKEAVIANALPVTKRNRSGYSIAGIYHDGKIDLARLLAGSEGTLGIFTKVKLRTVAVPKAKGLLQLEFDSLIKMAQAVPIIVDSGASACELMDRALIDMAVEALPEHRNVLPTGGVVVILVEHTGETAEQVREKIENTDSKIGVLASGRRIVFEPRQQKQLWKSRKDSAALLERRKGRKRPVPFIEDVSVENRRLAEYISGLEKIGKRYDVAMSFYGHAGDGELHVRPYLDLGDPADVEKMRSIANDVFSLAWSLGGTISGEHAVGLVRAAFLRRQYGDEFYELLRAIKNVFDPSGVMNPGKIISDDADVMVRNLRAGHKLEPGRLKTDLHFGSDEFRAEIEQCSGCGVCLSRESDLRMCPVFRAMGEELGSSRAKANVLRLWITGELEEKDFESAEFRKFLDLCVNCKACSVECPAGVDISKLMTAARTEYVRRRGLRRAEISLSHNRYLSMLGSIFSPISNFVTRLSIFKWFLEQFSGLDRRRSMPSFGSGSFVRAGRKYLRACAPIEKPVDKVAYFVDTYANYNDHELGFAVLEVLRHNGIDVILPKQRPVPLPAIVYGNVKRARKDLEYNVKHLAKAVRDGYKIVCSEPSAALCLKQELKHFVAGEDAKLVCENTYELMIYLSDLSRQNKLKPVKNRISRSFVYHQPCHLYALGEGRAGVELLKKVCYANITELDSGCCGIAGTFGFSKKNYELSSQISARLKDAMEKSPVKEVLTECAACKMQIEHISGAAVVHPIKILAEAYRSM; encoded by the coding sequence ATGCACGAGAGAATTGAGGACGCGGTCGGAGATTTGGCCAAGATTGTGCGAGGAGATGTTTTTACTGACATACTGCACAGGGCTGCATACGCCAGCGACGCCAGCATTTATCAGATAATTCCCGGATGTGTTGTTGCGCCCCGCGACGCTGCAGACGTTGCGGCTGTTGTGAAATATGCCTGCGCCCACGGTATAGCGATAGCAGCTCGCGGCGCCGGCAGCGGGTTGGCGGGCGAATCGTTGTGCAGCGGCATAGTCTTCGATATGAGACGGTATATGAACAAGATTATCGATGTGGAAGACGGCGGCGCGGCGGTGATTTGTGAGCCGGGGGTGGTGCTTGACGATTTGAATAATTACCTGTCGGGTTACGGCAGAAAAATCGGGCCAGACCCGTCGAGCGGCAACCGCGCAACGGTGGGCGGGAGTGTGGCGAATAACGCCACAGGCGCTCATTCGCTCGAATACGGTTATATCGGCGACTACGTGGAAAGCGTTGAAGCGGTGCTGGCGGACGGCAGCGTGGTTGAGTTCAAAAATGATTTTGACCCGGAGGAAGCAGTGGACGAGAAACTTGCTTCGATTGCAAAAGGATGCGCAGCGGTCCTTTCGGGCAAGGAGGCAGTCATAGCAAATGCGTTGCCGGTGACAAAGCGGAATCGCAGCGGGTATTCGATAGCGGGAATTTATCACGATGGGAAGATAGATTTGGCGCGCCTGCTGGCAGGGTCGGAGGGGACATTGGGCATTTTTACGAAAGTTAAGCTCAGAACGGTTGCGGTGCCTAAGGCGAAAGGGCTGCTGCAGCTTGAGTTCGATTCATTAATAAAGATGGCACAAGCGGTGCCGATTATTGTGGATAGCGGGGCGTCGGCGTGCGAACTGATGGACAGGGCTTTGATAGATATGGCGGTTGAGGCACTGCCGGAGCATCGGAATGTTTTGCCTACCGGCGGAGTTGTTGTTATTTTGGTTGAGCATACTGGCGAAACGGCGGAGCAAGTGAGAGAAAAAATAGAAAATACCGATTCTAAAATCGGGGTGCTGGCGAGTGGACGAAGAATTGTTTTTGAGCCGAGACAGCAGAAGCAGTTGTGGAAATCCCGCAAGGATTCGGCGGCGCTTCTTGAGAGACGAAAGGGGAGAAAGCGTCCGGTTCCATTTATTGAGGATGTTTCGGTAGAGAACAGGCGGCTGGCGGAATATATTTCTGGTTTGGAGAAAATCGGAAAGCGGTATGACGTTGCGATGTCTTTTTATGGCCATGCCGGTGATGGAGAACTGCATGTGCGGCCATATCTGGATTTGGGCGACCCGGCTGATGTAGAGAAGATGCGGTCGATTGCGAATGATGTTTTCTCTCTTGCGTGGTCGCTGGGCGGGACAATCAGCGGTGAGCACGCAGTCGGGCTGGTCAGGGCAGCTTTTTTACGGCGGCAATACGGCGATGAATTTTATGAGCTGCTGCGGGCGATTAAGAATGTGTTCGACCCGAGCGGGGTGATGAATCCTGGTAAAATCATCAGCGATGACGCTGATGTTATGGTCAGGAATTTGCGGGCCGGGCATAAATTGGAGCCGGGGAGACTTAAAACGGATTTGCATTTCGGAAGCGATGAATTTCGCGCCGAAATTGAGCAGTGCAGCGGGTGTGGGGTTTGTTTGAGCAGGGAATCCGATTTGCGGATGTGCCCGGTATTTCGTGCGATGGGGGAGGAACTGGGCAGCTCACGGGCAAAAGCGAATGTGCTTCGCTTGTGGATTACGGGGGAGTTAGAGGAAAAAGATTTCGAGTCGGCGGAGTTCAGGAAATTTCTGGATTTGTGCGTGAACTGCAAGGCGTGCTCGGTGGAATGTCCGGCCGGGGTTGACATTTCCAAGCTGATGACGGCGGCGAGGACGGAGTATGTGAGGCGGCGGGGGCTGAGGCGTGCGGAGATTTCGCTGAGCCATAACCGGTATCTGAGTATGCTAGGCAGTATTTTTTCGCCGATTTCGAATTTTGTTACGCGGCTGTCGATTTTCAAATGGTTTTTAGAGCAATTTTCGGGGTTAGACCGGCGAAGAAGTATGCCGTCTTTCGGCAGCGGGTCGTTCGTAAGGGCGGGAAGGAAATACTTGAGAGCCTGTGCACCAATTGAAAAGCCGGTCGATAAGGTTGCGTATTTTGTTGATACGTACGCAAATTATAACGACCACGAGTTGGGGTTTGCGGTGCTCGAAGTTCTGCGGCACAATGGTATTGATGTGATTTTGCCGAAGCAAAGGCCTGTGCCGCTGCCGGCGATTGTGTATGGAAATGTAAAAAGGGCACGCAAGGATTTGGAGTATAATGTCAAACATTTGGCCAAGGCGGTTCGAGACGGGTACAAGATTGTCTGTTCTGAGCCGAGCGCGGCATTGTGTTTGAAACAGGAGTTGAAGCATTTTGTTGCGGGGGAGGATGCGAAACTTGTTTGCGAGAATACGTATGAGCTAATGATATATCTTTCGGATTTGTCCAGGCAGAATAAATTGAAGCCTGTTAAGAATCGCATATCTCGCAGTTTCGTTTATCATCAGCCTTGTCATTTATATGCTCTTGGCGAAGGCAGGGCGGGGGTCGAGCTTTTGAAGAAAGTTTGTTACGCGAATATAACCGAACTTGATTCCGGCTGCTGCGGGATAGCGGGGACGTTCGGGTTTAGCAAGAAAAATTACGAGCTTTCCTCGCAGATAAGTGCAAGATTAAAGGATGCGATGGAAAAATCGCCTGTTAAAGAAGTTTTGACGGAATGTGCCGCGTGCAAGATGCAGATAGAGCATATAAGCGGTGCGGCGGTTGTGCATCCAATAAAGATATTGGCGGAAGCATATAGAAGTATGTAA
- a CDS encoding cysteine synthase family protein, whose product MSILSAIGNTPLIELNKLNGKKPKVRILGKLEGANPGGSIKDRPAYYMINKAEESGQLTKGKIILEPTSGNTGIALAMIGAAKGYRVKLCMPECVSTERQLVLQAMNAEVVLTPAKEGTDGAIRKAHQLLNDDLDNYFMPNQFANKSNFLAHYETTGPEILSQTNGEIDVFVAGMGTTGTLMGASMFFKEKKPDVKIVGIEPPTGHTIQGLKNMTESIVPPIYDPKMLDEKLTIDDGQAFETTRTLAACEGIFVGMSSGAAVAGALKIAEKMKSGTIVVILPDRGDRYLSTTLFRSICAKCPP is encoded by the coding sequence ATGAGCATACTATCCGCCATCGGAAATACGCCTCTTATAGAGTTGAATAAGCTTAACGGCAAAAAACCAAAGGTCAGAATCCTTGGAAAACTCGAAGGTGCAAACCCCGGCGGCTCCATCAAAGACCGCCCCGCTTATTATATGATAAACAAAGCCGAAGAATCAGGCCAGCTTACAAAAGGCAAAATCATCCTCGAACCAACATCCGGAAACACAGGCATCGCCCTTGCTATGATTGGCGCAGCTAAAGGATACCGCGTTAAACTTTGTATGCCCGAATGCGTCAGTACCGAAAGACAGCTTGTCCTGCAGGCCATGAACGCTGAAGTCGTCCTTACCCCTGCAAAAGAAGGCACCGACGGCGCAATCAGAAAGGCGCATCAGCTTCTCAACGATGATTTGGACAACTACTTTATGCCCAACCAGTTCGCTAATAAAAGCAATTTCCTCGCCCATTACGAAACGACAGGCCCCGAAATCCTCTCCCAAACCAACGGCGAAATCGACGTCTTTGTCGCCGGTATGGGTACGACCGGGACCCTGATGGGTGCAAGTATGTTCTTCAAAGAGAAAAAACCGGACGTCAAAATCGTCGGAATCGAACCGCCCACAGGCCACACAATCCAGGGCCTCAAAAATATGACTGAATCCATTGTCCCTCCGATTTATGACCCCAAGATGCTCGACGAAAAACTCACCATTGACGATGGCCAGGCCTTCGAAACCACCCGGACACTGGCTGCCTGCGAAGGAATCTTCGTTGGAATGTCCAGCGGCGCAGCCGTCGCCGGCGCATTGAAAATAGCCGAGAAGATGAAATCCGGCACAATCGTCGTTATCCTGCCCGACCGCGGTGACCGCTACTTAAGCACAACCCTGTTCCGCTCCATTTGCGCTAAATGTCCTCCATAA
- a CDS encoding four helix bundle protein — MGEVGYKKLVVWQKADEFAFRVYTATRDFPKDEIYGIISQLRRAGLSVPTNIVEGYGRGGRKELKQFLNIALGSLAETRYLLDFSLRLKYLNSVTYKQLQDLAEEVGKLLWKFYKAQEEPRA, encoded by the coding sequence ATGGGAGAGGTCGGATATAAGAAGCTGGTTGTTTGGCAAAAAGCGGACGAATTTGCTTTTCGGGTTTATACAGCAACAAGGGATTTCCCCAAAGATGAAATTTATGGGATTATATCCCAATTGCGGAGAGCGGGATTGTCTGTCCCGACTAATATTGTTGAGGGGTATGGTAGAGGTGGCAGAAAAGAATTAAAGCAATTTTTGAATATAGCTTTAGGTTCTTTGGCGGAAACGAGATATCTATTAGATTTTTCACTAAGGTTAAAGTATTTGAATTCCGTAACATATAAGCAATTACAGGATTTGGCTGAAGAGGTTGGTAAGTTGTTATGGAAGTTTTATAAGGCACAAGAAGAACCAAGAGCTTAA
- a CDS encoding DUF1780 domain-containing protein: protein MRMNQYENEEKKELREITEYNKDSLRLLTNHEWMEKVAVRTFLRICDVEFKDADLKKSDKEPPDIVFKDAKFEVTEVQDEGRRRGDESKENITKSEQANHLLDLGGKWENSAPMEFSELLKKVQEGMDIKFEKYKSPETCKELDLLVYVNLKNRHLATKIKMDYSSGILAEVRKQGWRSVSFLTGLCAGVIFADEYVPDFLKKLQGVTKITSSPDIYEDS from the coding sequence ATGAGAATGAACCAGTATGAAAATGAGGAGAAAAAGGAGTTGAGGGAGATAACGGAATATAACAAAGATAGTCTTCGGTTACTTACAAACCACGAGTGGATGGAGAAGGTTGCAGTAAGGACATTTTTGCGAATATGTGACGTTGAATTTAAAGATGCTGATTTGAAGAAAAGTGATAAGGAACCGCCAGATATAGTCTTTAAAGACGCAAAATTTGAAGTTACAGAGGTTCAAGATGAAGGCAGAAGAAGAGGTGATGAGAGTAAAGAAAATATAACGAAGAGTGAACAAGCGAATCACCTATTAGACTTAGGGGGAAAGTGGGAGAATTCTGCTCCCATGGAATTTTCAGAGTTATTAAAGAAAGTTCAAGAAGGGATGGATATTAAATTTGAAAAGTATAAAAGCCCGGAGACTTGTAAAGAACTTGACCTTTTAGTCTATGTGAATTTGAAAAACCGGCATTTGGCAACTAAAATTAAAATGGATTATTCAAGTGGGATTTTAGCCGAAGTGAGGAAACAGGGGTGGAGATCTGTTTCTTTTCTCACGGGGTTATGTGCAGGGGTGATATTTGCTGACGAGTACGTGCCAGATTTTTTAAAAAAATTGCAGGGAGTTACTAAGATAACCAGCAGCCCAGATATCTATGAAGATAGTTAG
- the amrS gene encoding AmmeMemoRadiSam system radical SAM enzyme yields MENLRRAVLWDAAEGKKVSCKLCAHRCVIGEGKLGRCCVRKNIDGVLYSLNYYKICSANPDPIEKKPLYHFQPGSSSFSIATMGCNFRCEFCQNWQISQAVVEDGQIDGQAISPEQIVTAAVRSGCKSIAYTYTEPTIFMELCSDCGRLAKKKGLANIFVSNGYQTVEAIDFSKDWLDGINVDLKAFSEDYYKRLCKAHLQPVLDTLKYIAKETKIWLEITTLLIPGENDSDDELKQLAEFIVNEVGADVPWHISRFSPQYKYVDSAPTPVKALERAEQIGREAGLHYVYLGNVSGSKSESTFCYNCGRVLIERAGYRILANHIANSCCPDCGTKIAGFEL; encoded by the coding sequence ATGGAGAATCTTAGGCGGGCGGTTTTGTGGGATGCGGCGGAGGGCAAGAAGGTTAGTTGCAAGCTGTGTGCGCATCGGTGCGTGATTGGCGAGGGCAAATTGGGCAGGTGCTGCGTGCGCAAGAATATAGACGGCGTGTTGTATTCGCTGAACTATTACAAAATTTGCTCAGCTAACCCAGACCCGATAGAGAAAAAACCTTTGTATCACTTTCAGCCGGGGTCGAGCAGCTTTTCCATCGCCACGATGGGCTGTAATTTTCGCTGCGAATTTTGTCAGAACTGGCAGATAAGCCAGGCAGTTGTCGAAGATGGTCAAATTGACGGGCAGGCGATAAGCCCGGAGCAGATTGTAACTGCGGCGGTTCGCAGCGGGTGCAAATCAATCGCATATACCTATACCGAGCCGACGATTTTTATGGAGCTGTGCAGCGATTGCGGGCGGCTGGCAAAGAAAAAAGGCCTGGCAAATATTTTTGTCAGCAACGGCTATCAGACCGTCGAGGCGATTGATTTTTCCAAAGACTGGCTTGACGGGATAAACGTCGATTTGAAGGCGTTCAGCGAGGATTATTACAAGAGGTTATGCAAGGCGCATCTGCAGCCGGTGCTCGATACGCTTAAATATATTGCGAAGGAGACGAAAATCTGGCTTGAGATTACGACTTTGTTGATACCGGGCGAGAACGATTCAGATGATGAATTGAAGCAGCTCGCTGAGTTTATCGTTAACGAGGTTGGCGCCGATGTTCCGTGGCATATCAGCCGTTTTTCTCCGCAGTACAAGTATGTTGATTCTGCGCCGACGCCGGTGAAGGCGCTCGAACGTGCGGAGCAGATAGGCAGAGAAGCGGGGCTGCATTATGTATATCTTGGTAATGTGTCTGGCTCGAAATCGGAGAGCACTTTTTGTTATAACTGCGGCAGGGTTCTGATAGAACGCGCCGGCTACCGGATATTAGCCAATCATATAGCGAACAGCTGCTGTCCGGACTGCGGGACAAAGATAGCGGGCTTCGAATTATAA
- a CDS encoding FlgO family outer membrane protein, with the protein MTKYIMKSALLALLCLIVSGCGETAKTPKSAIDISESKYDSYELRKARDQAKMEQLKNLTEREKAEHEILLTAVQNNIRLVDANDDVVTSANYKAAEYLIGKLPKDMPKDTPLLVASLVNVDNLSESSTFGRMVSEQISSRFKQLGYTTIELKMRTTIFIKEGSGEFMLSRELSDIVTKHRAQAVVVGTYAIASDRVYLTVRIVNAEDSAILASYDYNVPMTRDVFKMLFKGREGVNWL; encoded by the coding sequence ATGACTAAATATATTATGAAATCAGCATTACTGGCACTGCTTTGCTTGATAGTTTCCGGATGTGGTGAAACCGCCAAAACCCCGAAATCAGCTATCGACATTTCCGAATCAAAATACGACAGCTATGAATTACGAAAGGCCCGGGATCAGGCCAAAATGGAACAACTCAAAAATCTCACTGAGCGAGAGAAAGCCGAACACGAAATACTCCTGACCGCCGTTCAGAACAACATAAGGCTCGTTGACGCCAATGACGATGTCGTCACCTCTGCCAATTATAAAGCAGCGGAATATCTCATCGGAAAACTGCCCAAAGATATGCCAAAGGATACCCCTCTTCTGGTCGCAAGTCTGGTCAACGTCGATAATCTGAGCGAGTCCTCCACCTTCGGCAGAATGGTTTCCGAGCAAATCTCGTCACGGTTCAAACAGCTTGGCTACACCACCATTGAGCTCAAAATGCGCACAACAATTTTTATCAAGGAAGGCTCGGGAGAATTTATGCTCAGCCGTGAGCTGTCGGATATCGTCACCAAACACAGAGCGCAGGCGGTGGTCGTCGGCACTTACGCTATAGCCTCCGACAGGGTCTATCTGACCGTAAGAATTGTAAATGCTGAGGATTCCGCGATTCTGGCTTCTTATGACTATAATGTCCCTATGACCCGCGACGTCTTTAAAATGCTGTTCAAAGGCAGAGAAGGAGTGAATTGGCTGTAA
- a CDS encoding 4-phosphoerythronate dehydrogenase: MKIIADANIPFVKDCFSSVGEVEVFPGREITRDVVGEAECLLVRSVTKVDSNLLAGSRVRFVGTATIGFDHIDIGNLSRNNIGFASAPGSNANSAAEYVIAGLFEIERKYKIKLEGKSIGIIGVGNVGSKVAEKCASLGMKILLNDPPLQRASGDVKYRPLEELYDCDFITLHTPLTFEGADKTFHLAGEKFFKSLKAGCVFINASRGEVADGKAMKASMRSGELETVVLDVWENEPNIDTELLEMIDIGTPHIAGYSLDGKITGMIMIYKAACEYFGLKAERDIEEFLPEPDVPQLKINPGSGSDQDAIRKAIEKIYKISEDDGKLRKILNVQAKRGEFFDNLRKSYRVRREFQNTEIITAENTENLRKKLEGIGFKVKSGK, translated from the coding sequence ATGAAGATAATCGCAGATGCCAATATACCGTTTGTAAAGGATTGTTTTTCATCTGTCGGCGAGGTTGAGGTTTTCCCCGGCCGGGAGATAACACGAGATGTTGTCGGCGAAGCAGAGTGTTTGCTGGTCCGCAGCGTGACGAAGGTGGATTCGAATTTGCTGGCAGGCAGCAGGGTCCGTTTCGTTGGGACGGCCACTATCGGCTTTGACCATATAGATATCGGAAATCTATCGCGGAACAATATAGGTTTTGCGTCGGCGCCCGGCTCGAACGCCAATTCGGCGGCTGAGTATGTTATAGCCGGGCTATTTGAAATCGAGCGAAAGTACAAAATAAAACTGGAGGGCAAATCGATAGGTATTATCGGGGTTGGCAACGTCGGCAGCAAGGTCGCCGAGAAGTGCGCTTCGCTTGGTATGAAGATATTGCTGAACGACCCGCCTTTGCAGCGGGCCAGCGGTGATGTGAAATACCGGCCGTTGGAAGAGCTTTACGATTGCGATTTCATAACACTTCATACGCCATTGACTTTCGAAGGGGCTGACAAGACATTTCATCTGGCTGGTGAGAAGTTTTTCAAATCACTAAAAGCCGGCTGTGTTTTCATTAATGCTTCACGGGGCGAAGTTGCCGACGGAAAAGCAATGAAGGCATCGATGCGGTCGGGTGAGCTGGAAACAGTGGTGCTCGATGTCTGGGAGAATGAGCCGAATATAGACACCGAGCTTCTGGAGATGATTGATATCGGGACGCCGCATATAGCTGGCTATTCGCTGGACGGCAAGATTACGGGGATGATTATGATATATAAAGCGGCCTGCGAATATTTCGGATTAAAGGCCGAGCGTGATATTGAGGAATTTTTGCCTGAGCCGGATGTTCCGCAATTAAAGATAAATCCAGGCAGCGGCAGCGATCAGGACGCGATTCGGAAAGCCATCGAGAAGATTTACAAAATCAGCGAAGACGACGGGAAACTGCGCAAGATTTTGAATGTGCAGGCGAAAAGGGGCGAATTTTTCGATAACCTGCGGAAGAGTTACCGGGTGAGGAGGGAATTTCAGAATACAGAAATAATAACCGCAGAGAACACAGAGAATTTAAGAAAAAAATTAGAGGGAATAGGATTTAAAGTAAAAAGTGGCAAATGA
- the folP gene encoding dihydropteroate synthase, which translates to MKIVNWGRWRLDFSEGTLVMGVLNVTPDSFSDGGQFFDADKAIEQGLKMAADGAAIIDVGGESTRPGSASVPAEEQIRRVVPVLEAIAKKADVPISIDTTNYEVAEAALKAGAAMINDITALSDQRMGELAAERGVPVVLMHIQGTPATMQVEPKYKNVIAEVLAFLLERAKRAEKFGIPKQLIFIDPGIGFGKTAEHNLLLLRHIDRFVDSGYRVCLGTSRKSFIGRITGKEKPAERIFGTAATVALCAAAGVSIVRVHDVAEMVDVVKIINAVKCIEV; encoded by the coding sequence GTGAAAATAGTTAATTGGGGGAGATGGCGGCTGGACTTTTCGGAGGGAACTTTGGTAATGGGTGTGCTCAATGTTACGCCGGACTCATTCAGCGACGGAGGGCAATTCTTTGATGCCGACAAGGCGATTGAACAAGGCCTGAAAATGGCTGCCGATGGCGCTGCAATAATAGACGTAGGCGGGGAATCGACCCGGCCTGGTTCGGCGTCGGTGCCGGCTGAAGAGCAGATAAGACGGGTTGTGCCGGTGTTAGAGGCGATTGCGAAGAAAGCTGATGTGCCGATTAGTATCGATACGACAAATTACGAGGTTGCTGAGGCTGCTCTGAAGGCGGGGGCGGCGATGATAAACGATATTACGGCCTTGAGCGACCAGCGGATGGGAGAGTTGGCGGCTGAGCGCGGTGTGCCGGTTGTTTTGATGCATATACAAGGAACGCCGGCGACAATGCAGGTTGAGCCGAAATATAAAAACGTTATTGCAGAAGTTTTGGCCTTTTTACTCGAAAGAGCAAAGCGAGCAGAGAAATTCGGAATACCGAAACAGCTAATCTTTATTGATCCCGGAATCGGGTTCGGCAAGACGGCTGAGCATAATCTTTTGCTGTTGAGACATATTGACAGATTTGTCGACAGCGGCTATCGTGTTTGCCTCGGGACAAGCAGGAAGAGTTTTATCGGCAGAATTACCGGTAAAGAAAAACCAGCGGAGCGGATATTCGGCACTGCGGCGACGGTTGCTTTGTGTGCTGCCGCGGGAGTCTCGATTGTGCGGGTACACGATGTAGCGGAAATGGTTGATGTGGTCAAGATAATTAATGCGGTAAAGTGTATAGAGGTGTGA